The genomic interval tatgtctaagccttgcattctacttttaatttttgttaagttttgtaCCAGGCTTCTATTTTGGTTGGAATAAGTGACGAGGATGAGCCATAGTGGGGTAATGGCTTTGAATTTTGATTACCAATGTGCTTATGTTGTGAATGCATAGATACCTTCTAATCTCTTTACAGATCTCAATTCTGGATTAGTAGATTGTTTAGCAGTTTAAGTTTGTACTACTGGTAGTTTGATTTGAAGCTGAAATTCTGTAGTCCTTGAATGTTAAAGAAGATAGAGCCTTTTCATGGAAGGTTTGCTAGACTTTTGTGTAGTTTGCTCTTGCTGACTTCTCTGAAATTTCATTGGTGTTCATGAATGTTATATTGCTTGTTATTTTAGAAACAATAACGGGAAGGAACAGAAAGGACTGAACATTCGAAGAAATTATGTATCTAAAAGAGTGCCTAGTAATAACTTTCAATAGAAATTTTCGGGTGAAGTTCGTTGCTCTGAAGTTCAATTTGTTTATCTTGTGTTTCAGAAACCTGACTTGGCAGGCTTAGCTGAATTTTTGAAGCCATTGAACGAAGTTATTATGAAAGCAAATGCACTTACAGAGGGAAGAAGATCTGATTTCTTCAACCATTTGAAAGCTGCAGCTGATAGTCTATCTGCTTTAGCTTGGATTGCATTTACTGGAAAAGACTGTGGTATGAAATGTAGTTGAGTATATCCACGTTGGAATGTGTGTAATTCCAATTCATTCCATTTAATTGGTTCTTGATTTTTCTAGGTATGAGCATGCCTATTGCCCATGTTGAAGAAAGTTGGCAAATGGCTGAATTCTACAACAACAAAGTAAGCTATTGTTTCCTTAAAATTTGTAGTTTATTGGTAAAATCTATTTAGTCCTCCTTGCACAAAAAGCGAAGGCATGGCACAATAGGGTGTAGAATCTACTTTACATTAGCACAAAACATCTAAGCCATCTAAAGAGTCTTTTCTATTAACACAGCCAATATTTTGTTGCAGGACATTGGAATCCATTGACCTTGCCATTATTAGTATGAATGAATTACATATTTTGATTACTTATATTTGATACTTGTCAGAGATTTGATCTAACATGCTATGCGCTAGCCACAATTCTTATAGTTATAGTGCTATAGAACTTTGCATTTTGTTCTAGAGTCCATTCTGATCTATCTTATTTAGACTTTGTTCAGTGTTCTCTTTcatgaataaaaattaaataaatggtCTACTTCCGACCTGTTCTGCATTCAGGTTCTTGTAGAGTACAGAAACAAAGATCCAAATCATGTTGAATGGGCCAAAGCTATAAAGGAGCTCTATTTGCCAGGTTTAAGGGACTATGTCAAAAGTTTTTATCCTTTGGGCCCAGTATGGAGTGTTACTGGGAAAAAAGCTGCTTCTGCTGCTCCTAAAGCTTCTCCTCCTAAAACATCAGCGCCAAGTGCGCCGGCCCCACCTCCACCCCCTCCAGCTTCACTATTCAGCTCTGAACCTTCTCAGGCTTCATCATCTAAGCCAAAAGAAGGAATGGCTGCTGTTTTCCAAGAAATTAATTCTGGGAAGCCTGTGACTCTAGGTATTGCTGTCTCTAATTTTAGAAATGTGCTCTGTTCTCTTGTGTTTTTAAACTGTCCCCTTCACTATTATTTGAACATCTCTAAGCACTTCCTCTACCACTAGGTCTGAAGAAAGTCACAGATGACATGAAAACCAAGAACCGTGCAGATAGAGTTGGCATTGTGGGTTCTAGTGAGAAAGGCGGTCGTACATCCTCTCCTTCGTTTTCCAAAACAGGTCCTCCAAAGTTGGAACTTCAAATGGGTCGAAAGTAAGTTTTACTTTCTGTTGTTACAAATAATATATTGATGACATCAGGTATCCTTCTTActctttctatttatttatttatttatacagGTGGGTTGTGGAGAACCAGATTGGAAGAAAAAACTTGGTGATTGATGATTGTGATGCTAAACAATCGGTATATATCTTTGGATGCAAAGATTCAGTTTTGCAGATTCAAGGTAACATTGTATCTCACGATCAGTTTACTTGCCCCTCTCTTCTGATCGCTCATGGAAAATTAATATTTCCACCTTGCAGGGAAGGTCAACAACATAACAGTTGACAAGTGTACAAAAATGGGAGTTGTATTCACGGTCAGTATGCGATATTAGGTGAAATGTGATCCTTTCTCAACGACAACCTCCATAGATTAATCTTTTTACTTGTATTTTGCAGGATGTTGTGGCTGCATTTGAGATAGTAAATTCCAATGGGGTTGAAGTACAATGTCAGGTACTACGTTCTACATCGTCTCTTAAGCTAATGATTACATTTTTCTCGAATCTATGCACTATATAGCTTTGACTTTTAATGAAGTAGTCCTGgtgttttaaatatattatatgagaaGATAGGGTATATAGTTGCTgataaaatttttagttttaaagcCATGGATTTGCTAAgagttcattattttatttgctgaTTATTCAAGGGTTCTGCTCCAACTATTTCCGTGGACAATACTGGAGGCTGTCTATTATATTTAAGCAAAGAATCTTTGGGGACATCCATTACAACTGCCAAGTCAAGTGAGATCAATGTTTTGGTTCCTGATGCAGGGTCTGATGGTGATTGGGTATGGTCCCTGTGTGCCCACCTGCTTCATGATCTTGATTTTCTTTTGTCAGTTGATCAAATTCTTACACAGATGTATTCATTTTTCCCATTTCTGCTGTTCAATTTATTGAGGAATATATTCGTTTCTGTTTCCcattcaaagaagaaaaaaaggaaaactgtTCACTTTTGCTTTTCAAGTAGTGGTAAAGTTCTTTGATTCTGGTCCTTGAAAGCATTCTCCTTTTGTCATGTGCAGTTTGCCAGTCGTGTTAGGGAATTTTCCAATTAGCAATTTCCTCGAAGCCTTGTgcttccaatttaattattaaattcctaaaaataaaattgttttctgTATTCATCTTGATGATTAGGCCTACAAAACTGCTTACAAATGAATTTGATTCCATAGAACGATCATATTGCATGTATGCATAAAGATGCATACTTTATGCTACAGAGTCAAACTTTgtgaaatatttctaagattAACCAATGCTGATTTCTCATTAAAAAAATGCTTTGACTCTGCCTCTTTGCTGGTTGAACTTGTAAAATACATTATAAACTTTAACATGGATGTCCTTGTTCTATCTCTATAGGTGGAGCATGCTTTACCGCAACAGTTCGTTCATGCATTTAAGGATGGTCACTTCGAAACCAC from Benincasa hispida cultivar B227 chromosome 10, ASM972705v1, whole genome shotgun sequence carries:
- the LOC120088674 gene encoding cyclase-associated protein 1-like, with product MDEKLIQRLELAVARLEALSTGFRPGGAPESGEDAVTDPSILAFDDLMGQYFARVLSAAEKIGGQVLEATKILKEAFSVQRELLVKVKQTQKPDLAGLAEFLKPLNEVIMKANALTEGRRSDFFNHLKAAADSLSALAWIAFTGKDCGMSMPIAHVEESWQMAEFYNNKVLVEYRNKDPNHVEWAKAIKELYLPGLRDYVKSFYPLGPVWSVTGKKAASAAPKASPPKTSAPSAPAPPPPPPASLFSSEPSQASSSKPKEGMAAVFQEINSGKPVTLGLKKVTDDMKTKNRADRVGIVGSSEKGGRTSSPSFSKTGPPKLELQMGRKWVVENQIGRKNLVIDDCDAKQSVYIFGCKDSVLQIQGKVNNITVDKCTKMGVVFTDVVAAFEIVNSNGVEVQCQGSAPTISVDNTGGCLLYLSKESLGTSITTAKSSEINVLVPDAGSDGDWVEHALPQQFVHAFKDGHFETTPVSHSGG